From Megalobrama amblycephala isolate DHTTF-2021 linkage group LG8, ASM1881202v1, whole genome shotgun sequence, the proteins below share one genomic window:
- the gpr27 gene encoding probable G-protein coupled receptor 27 — protein sequence MANTSDPGGSNPSLQNYAITASAVKLASLGLITCISLLGNTVLSVLVLKDSSLHKAPYYFLLDLCVADIIRSAVCFPFVMISINSGSVWSYSIISCKIIAFMAVLFCFHIAFLLFCVSVTRYMAIAHHRFYSKRMTLWTCVAVICMVWTLSVAMAFPPVFDVGTYKFIREEEQCIFEHRYVKANDTLGFMLMLAVIVATTHVVYVKMLCFVYDHRKMKPAQLVPAISQNWTFHGPGATGQAAANWIAGFGRGPTPPTLVGIRQAAHNANRRLLVLDEFKMEKRIGKMYYMITLAFLLFWAPYIVSCYIRVFVKGNALPQVYLTAAVWLTFAQAGANPIICFIFNKELRMRFRACLPCCLTTQTPMEPYCVI from the coding sequence ATGGCGAACACAAGTGATCCAGGGGGAAGCAACCCCTCGCTCCAGAATTATGCCATCACTGCGTCTGCGGTCAAACTGGCGTCTTTGGGGCTCATCACCTGCATCAGCCTGCTCGGGAATACCGTGCTCTCCGTGCTGGTGCTGAAAGACAGCTCGCTCCACAAGGCTCCATATTACTTCCTCCTCGACCTGTGCGTGGCAGACATCATCCGCTCGGCTGTGTGCTTCCCGTTCGTGATGATCTCCATCAACAGCGGCTCCGTATGGAGCTACAGCATCATCAGCTGCAAGATCATCGCGTTCATGGCCGTCTTGTTCTGCTTCCACATCGCCTTTCTCCTGTTCTGCGTCAGCGTAACGCGCTATATGGCCATCGCGCACCACCGGTTCTACTCCAAACGCATGACGCTATGGACATGCGTCGCGGTGATATGTATGGTGTGGACGCTTTCAGTCGCCATGGCATTTCCACCCGTCTTCGACGTCGGGACCTACAAATTTATCCGCGAGGAAGAGCAGTGCATATTCGAGCACAGATACGTGAAAGCCAACGACACGCTGGGCTTCATGCTCATGCTGGCTGTGATTGTGGCCACGACGCACGTCGTCTATGTCAAAATGCTGTGTTTTGTTTACGACCACCGTAAAATGAAACCCGCGCAGCTGGTTCCGGCTATCAGTCAGAACTGGACCTTTCACGGACCTGGCGCGACGGGCCAGGCCGCTGCCAACTGGATCGCGGGGTTTGGACGCGGTCCGACGCCGCCGACGTTAGTGGGCATCAGACAAGCAGCGCACAACGCCAACCGGAGGCTGCTCGTGCTGGACGAGTTCAAGATGGAGAAACGGATAGGAAAGATGTATTACATGATAACGCTGGCGTTTCTGCTGTTCTGGGCGCCCTACATTGTCTCGTGCTACATCCGGGTGTTTGTGAAGGGAAACGCGCTTCCTCAGGTGTACCTGACCGCGGCCGTGTGGTTGACGTTCGCCCAAGCGGGGGCGAATCCCATCATATGTTTCATATTCAATAAGGAGTTGAGAATGAGATTCCGAGCCTGTTTGCCGTGTTGCCTGACTACACAAACACCCATGGAGCCCTACTGTGTGATTTGA
- the prok2 gene encoding prokineticin-2: protein MTSNISFFLCLLLVSHGSTAVITGACEKDSQCGGGMCCAVSLWIRNLRMCIPMGQMGEDCHPMSHKVPFFGKRLHHTCPCLPNLACITTADGKSKCLPPFPFQDQYL, encoded by the exons ATGACATCcaacatttctttctttctctgccTGTTGCTAGTGTCTCATGGTTCGACTGCAGTCATCACCGGG GCATGTGAGAAGGACTCTCAGTGTGGAGGTGGCATGTGTTGTGCAGTCAGCCTGTGGATCCGGAACCTGCGAATGTGCATCCCAATGGGTCAGATGGGAGAAGACTGTCATCCAATGAGCCACAAG GTGCCTTTTTTTGGGAAGAGACTCCATCATACATGTCCATGTCTGCCCAACCTAGCCTGCATCACCACAGCTGATGGCAAGTCCAAATGTCTCCCGCCATTTCCTTTCCAGGATCAATACCTGTGA